The following coding sequences are from one Capsicum annuum cultivar UCD-10X-F1 chromosome 3, UCD10Xv1.1, whole genome shotgun sequence window:
- the LOC107845791 gene encoding flavonol 4'-sulfotransferase-like — protein MSRKFILSSGQLFISSKSVYSLCSNNSMASLFSTQISPSLANGATKEQSHDNQQESPDIITLSELPKERGWLTEHVHQYKGFWYPTGILQGLIALQQQHFKPKPNSVILASYPKSGTTWLKALFFAITNRSHLDFNTHPLLTSNSHEVVPQLEAYAFKHPTDPTPNTCLMHSHLAFNSLPESNCKIVYIFRDPKDVLASCWYFVQKLRPKELPFISLHEEFDQFTKGCSPFGPFWDHVMGYYKASLEFPKRVLLLKYEDLKKDPIFNAKRLAEFLGQPFSLEEEREGIVERITELCSFEKLSNLEVNKDGTFTGNFIPTIANNTFFRKGKVGDSKNHLSKEIIEVLDDITKQKLGFDLMTTSVTPQQNGNGLSQTRITSTSMYFLHEEIVLQMKIFPLVVSPLCFIVSVTFCWSCCKLWFLIPINVAFCCHF, from the coding sequence ATGTCACGAAAGTTCATTCTGTCGAGCGGCCAACTCTTTATAAGTAGCAAGAGTGTCTACTCCCTTTGCTCTAATAACTCAATGGCAAGCTTGTTCTCTACCCAAATCTCTCCCTCACTGGCAAATGGTGCCACCAAAGAACAAAGCCACGACAATCAGCAAGAATCCCCTGATATAATAACACTTTCTGAGCTTCCAAAAGAAAGAGGTTGGCTGACTGAACATGTACACCAATACAAAGGCTTTTGGTATCCCACAGGAATTCTCCAAGGTCTTATAGCACTTCAGCAGCAACACTTTAAGCCAAAACCAAACAGTGTCATACTAGCCAGTTACCCAAAATCTGGCACTACATGGCTGAAGGCCCTTTTTTTTGCTATTACAAACAGATCACACTTGGATTTCAACACACACCCTTTGCTCACTTCAAATTCACATGAGGTAGTACCACAACTAGAGGCTTATGCATTTAAGCACCCAACAGATCCCACACCAAACACTTGTCTCATGCATTCACATCTTGCTTTCAATTCATTACCAGAGTCCAACTGCAAAATAGTGTACATTTTTCGCGATCCGAAAGATGTGTTAGCTTCTTGCTGGTATTTTGTGCAGAAATTAAGACCCAAAGAACTTCCTTTCATTTCCCTACATGAAGAATTTGACCAATTCACTAAAGGGTGTTCCCCATTTGGTCCATTTTGGGATCATGTAATGGGCTATTACAAAGCTAGCTTAGAATTTCCAAAGAGGGTTCTTTTATTGAAGTATGAAGATTTGAAAAAAGATCCAATCTTTAATGCAAAGAGATTAGCAGAGTTCTTGGGGCAGCCTTTTTCCTTAGAGGAAGAAAGGGAAGGCATTGTAGAGAGAATAACAGAACTTTGCAGCTTTGAGAAACTGAGTAATTTGGAGGTGAATAAAGATGGTACATTCACTGGAAATTTTATTCCTACTATTGCAAACAACACATTTTTCAGGAAAGGCAAAGTTGGTGATTCCAAGAACCATCTTTCAAAGGAAATAATTGAGGTTCTTGATGATATCACAAAGCAAAAGTTGGGTTTTGATTTGATGACTACATCTGTCACACCGCAGCAAAATGGTAATGGATTGAGTCAGACAAGAATCACATCAACTAGCATGTATTTTCTTCATGAGGAAATTGTCCTACAAATGAAAATTTTCCCTTTAGTAGTCAGTCCTCTTTGCTTTATTGTTTCGGTTACCTTCTGTTGGTCATGTTGCAAGCTTTGGTTCTTGATTCCAATAAATGTGGCTTTTTGTTGTCATTTCTGA